GCGAGCGCGGAGTCCGCGTACCCGAGGGTCGGGAAGACCCGGCGCGCGTTGTCCATGCCCTTGGGGTCGTAGACGGTGACCTGGCCGCCCTGGAGGTGTATCTGCCCGGCCACGTTCAGCGCGGGCGAGTCGCGGACGTCGTCCGAGTCGGGCTTGAAGGTGGCGCCCAGCACGGCGACCCGCTTGCCGAGGAAGGAGCCGCCGACCGCCTCGCGGGCCAGCTCCACCATGTGGCCGCGCCGGCGCATGTTGATGGAGTCGACCTCCCGCAGGAAGGTCAGCGCCTGGTCCGCGCCGAGCTCGCCGGCGCGCGCCATGAACGCCCGGATGTCCTTCGGCAGGCAGCCGCCGCCGAAGCCGATCCCGGCCCGCAGGAACTTCGCGCCGATCCGCTCGTCGTAGCCGATGGCCTCCGCCAGCTTGACCACGTCGCCGCCGGCGGCCTCGCAGACCTCCGCCATCGCGTTGATGAAGGAGATCTTGGTGGCGAGGAAGGAGTTCGCGGCCGTCTTGACCAGCTCGGCGGTCGGGAAGTCGGTGACCACCAGCGGGGTCCCCTCCGACATGGGCGTCTCGTACACCTCCCGCAGCACCTTCTCGGCCCGCTCGCCCCGGACGCCGATCACGATCCGGTCCGGGTGCAGGGTGTCCTGCACCGCGAAGCCCTCCCGCAGGAACTCCGGGTTCCAGGCCAGCTCGACGTCCGCGCCCGCCGGGGCCAGCTCCGCGAGCTTCGCCGCCAGCCGCTCGGCCGAGCCCACCGGCACGGTGGACTTGCCCACGACCAGCACCGGCCGGGTCAGGTGCGGGGCGAGCGAGGCCATCGCGGAGTCGACGTACGACATGTCGCAGGCGTACTCGCCGTGCTTCTGCGGGGTGTTCACGCACACGAAGTGGACGTCGCCGAACTCCCCGACCTCCGCCCAGGAGGTGGTGAACCGCAGCCGCCCCGTGGACCCGGGCAGCCCGGCCACGTGCGCCGAGAGCAGCTCCTCCAGCCCGGGCTCGTACATCGGCACCCGGCCGGCCGCCAGCATCTCGATCTTCTCGGGGACCACGTCCAGCCCCAGCACCTCGAAGCCCAGTTCGGCCATGGCCGCGGCGTGCGTCGCGCCGAGGTATCCGGTGCCGATCACAGTGATCCTGAGGGGGGCCATGCGTGCTCCAGGGGGTGCGGGCCGTTTGCGGCCACTGAGCATAGTCGGGCTGCTCCGGGGGGACGCTCTCCGGCGGGCACCGCTGTCACGCAGCTCACGTACGCGGCACGTACCGCTGTCGGGAGCCCGGACACTAAGCTTCGGGTTACTTAACGGTAGTTAGCATCACGCATCACCCTGGGGAGTGAGAGATCTTGGCGGGTTCTGCCGACTTCGACCTGTACCGCCCGGCCGAGGAGCACGACATGCTCCGCGAGTCGGTCCGCTCGCTCGCCGAGGCGAAGATCCTGCCGTTCGCCGCCGCGGTCGACGAGGAGTCCCGTTTCCCGCAGGAGGCCCTCGACGCCTTGGTCGCCAGCGACCTGCACGCCGTCCACGTGCCGGAGACCTACGGCGGCGCGGGCGCCGACGCCCTCGCCACGGTCATCGTGATCGAGGAGGTGGCCCGCGTCTGCGCCTCCTCCTCCCTGATCCCGGCCGTGAACAAGCTCGGCTCCCTGCCCGTCGTCCTCTCCGGCTCCGAGGAGCTCAAGGCCAAGTACCTCGGCCCCCTCGCCAAGGGCGACGCGATGTTCTCGTACGCGCTCTCCGAGCCGGACGCGGGCTCCGACGCCGCCGGCATGAAGACCCGCGCCGTGCGCGACGGGGACTTCTGGGTGCTCGACGGCGTCAAGCGCTGGATCACCAACGCGGGCGTCTCCGAGTACTACACGGTCATGGCCGTCACCGACCCGGAGAAGCGCTCGAAGGGCATCAGCGCCTTCGTCGTGGAGAAGGGCGACGAGGGCGTCTCCTTCGGTGCCCCGGAGAAGAAGCTCGGCATCAAGGGCTCCCCGACGCGCGAGGTCTACCTCGACAACGTCCGCATCCCCGCCGACCGCATGATCGGCGCCGAGGGCACCGGCTTCGCGACCGCGATGAAGACCCTGGACCACACCCGCATCACCATCGCGGCCCAGGCGCTCGGCATCGCCCAGGGCGCACTGGACTACGCCAAGGGCTACGTCCAGGAGCGCAAGCAGTTCGGCAAGCCGATCGGCGACTTCCAGGGCGTGCAGTTCATGCTGGCCGACATGGCCATGAAGATCGAGGCGGCCCGCCAGCTGACCTACGCGGCGGCGGCCCGCTCGGAGCGCGTCTCCGCCGGCGGCGCCCACGAGGACCTCACCTTCTTCGGCGCCGCGGCCAAGTGCTTCGCCTCCGACGTCGCCATGGAGGTCACCACGGACGCGGTCCAGCTCCTCGGCGGCTACGGCTACACCCGCGACTACCCGGTCGAGCGCATGATGCGCGACGCCAAGATCACCCAGATCTACGAAGGCACGAACCAGGTCCAGCGCATCGTCATGGCGAGGAACCTGCCGTAACAGGGTTTGCGCAGCTCAAGGCCCCTGGCGTCCGCGCGATGCCGGGGGCCTTCCGCGGGGGTTGGTTCCGCTCGCCGGCCCCGGGCCGTCTGCGCCGGGAAGGGGCTCCGGGGGTGGCCCGCGGTGCGTCCTCGGTGCCGGTTCGGGTCCTGGTCGGGCACGGCCCGGGGGTGGTCCCCGGATGGGCTAAATTTGGACCTTCGTACGCCGGAATCGGTTGGGGAGAACGCAATGACGGAAGCGATCCTGCTGGTCGGCGGACAAGGGACGCGGTTGCGTCCCGTGACGGTCAACACGCCCAAGCCGATGGTCCCCACGGCCGGCGTCCCGTTCCTCGCCCACCAGATAGCCAGGGCCGCCGCCGCCGGCGTCACGCACGTGGTGATGGCCACCTGCTACCTCGCCGAGGTCTTCGAGCCCTACTTCGGCGACGGCTCCGCCTTCGGCATCAGCCTGGAGTACGTGGTCGAGGACGAGCCCCTGGGCACCGGCGGAGCCATCCGCAACGCCGCGCGCCGCCTCACCGGCGGCCCGGACTCCGCGGTCCTCGTCTTCAACGGCGACATCCTCACCGGCCTCGACATCGCCGGACTCGTCGCCTCCCACGAGCGGGCCGACGCCGACGTCTCCCTGCACCTGGTGCAGGTCGAGGACCCGCGCGCCTTCGGCCTGGTCCCCACCGACCCCTCGGGGCGGGTGCTCGCCTTCACCGAGAAGCCGCAGACCCCCGAAGAGATCATCACCGACCAGATCAACGCCGGCTGCTACGTCTTCCGCCGCAGCGTGATCGACTCCATCCCCGAGGGCCGCCCCGTCTCCGTCGAGCGCGAGACCTTCCCCGGTCTGCTCGCCTCCGGAGCCAGGCTGCACGGCGTCACCGAGAACACCTACTGGATGGACCTCGGCCGGCCGGACGCCATCGTCCAGGCCTCCGCCGACCTCGTCCGCGGCGTGGTCCCCTCCCCGGCCGTCCCCGGCCGGTGCGGCGAGTACCTGGTGCTGCCCGGCGCCGAGGTCGCCGCCGGAGCCAAGCTGTCCGGCGGCACGGTCGTGGGCGCCGGAGCCCGCATCGGGGCCGGGGCGAGCGTCCAGGGCTCCATCGTGCTGGCCGACGCGGTGATCGGCCAGGACGCCCAGGTCAACGCCAGCCTGATCGGTGCCGGCGCCTCCGTCGGCCCGCGCACCGTCCTGGACCGCGCCGTCATCGGCGACGCGGCCGCGGTCGGCGCCGACAACGAACTGCGCGGCGGCGCCCGCGTCTGGTGCGGCGCCCGGCTGCCCGACGCCGCGATCCGCTTCTCCTCGGACTCCTGATCCGGCACCCGGACCGGCACCCGGATCGGCACCCGATCCGGCACCCGATCCGGCACCCGATCCGGC
Above is a window of Streptomyces subrutilus DNA encoding:
- a CDS encoding UDP-glucose dehydrogenase family protein, with the protein product MAPLRITVIGTGYLGATHAAAMAELGFEVLGLDVVPEKIEMLAAGRVPMYEPGLEELLSAHVAGLPGSTGRLRFTTSWAEVGEFGDVHFVCVNTPQKHGEYACDMSYVDSAMASLAPHLTRPVLVVGKSTVPVGSAERLAAKLAELAPAGADVELAWNPEFLREGFAVQDTLHPDRIVIGVRGERAEKVLREVYETPMSEGTPLVVTDFPTAELVKTAANSFLATKISFINAMAEVCEAAGGDVVKLAEAIGYDERIGAKFLRAGIGFGGGCLPKDIRAFMARAGELGADQALTFLREVDSINMRRRGHMVELAREAVGGSFLGKRVAVLGATFKPDSDDVRDSPALNVAGQIHLQGGQVTVYDPKGMDNARRVFPTLGYADSALAAARGAEVVLHLTEWREFRDLDPAELGAVVTDRLILDGRNALDPGVWRAAGWTYRAMGRPRA
- a CDS encoding acyl-CoA dehydrogenase family protein, coding for MAGSADFDLYRPAEEHDMLRESVRSLAEAKILPFAAAVDEESRFPQEALDALVASDLHAVHVPETYGGAGADALATVIVIEEVARVCASSSLIPAVNKLGSLPVVLSGSEELKAKYLGPLAKGDAMFSYALSEPDAGSDAAGMKTRAVRDGDFWVLDGVKRWITNAGVSEYYTVMAVTDPEKRSKGISAFVVEKGDEGVSFGAPEKKLGIKGSPTREVYLDNVRIPADRMIGAEGTGFATAMKTLDHTRITIAAQALGIAQGALDYAKGYVQERKQFGKPIGDFQGVQFMLADMAMKIEAARQLTYAAAARSERVSAGGAHEDLTFFGAAAKCFASDVAMEVTTDAVQLLGGYGYTRDYPVERMMRDAKITQIYEGTNQVQRIVMARNLP
- a CDS encoding nucleotidyltransferase family protein, with translation MTEAILLVGGQGTRLRPVTVNTPKPMVPTAGVPFLAHQIARAAAAGVTHVVMATCYLAEVFEPYFGDGSAFGISLEYVVEDEPLGTGGAIRNAARRLTGGPDSAVLVFNGDILTGLDIAGLVASHERADADVSLHLVQVEDPRAFGLVPTDPSGRVLAFTEKPQTPEEIITDQINAGCYVFRRSVIDSIPEGRPVSVERETFPGLLASGARLHGVTENTYWMDLGRPDAIVQASADLVRGVVPSPAVPGRCGEYLVLPGAEVAAGAKLSGGTVVGAGARIGAGASVQGSIVLADAVIGQDAQVNASLIGAGASVGPRTVLDRAVIGDAAAVGADNELRGGARVWCGARLPDAAIRFSSDS